From the genome of Coleofasciculaceae cyanobacterium:
GTTCCCAAGGCAGCGCGTTGCGGAGGTTCCCTCCGTTGAAGCGACTGCCGCCCCGTTATAGGAACTGTCGAGGTTGGGTAAGAATATTCTTACAAGGCGCGTTTTGAGTGGGAAGCTTCCCACTCAAAAGCCGCCGCCCAAGTATAGCGATATGCGAAGCGGTATCCTTTAGGACTGCTTCAAGAAGCTTCGAGACCGAAGGGCGGAGTGCGGTTTATCCGTGAATCCGTGATTGGCAAATGCTTACTTCATACCCCTTCGCGACGCGGAGCTAGTCCTTTAGGGCATATGGGTGTGGACATCAATTAATTATTACCTTCGAGAAATTCTGGCAGTTGAGATTGGGTGCCGTAGTGGTCAAACCTTTAGAAAACTCTGGAGAAAAATCAAAGCTTGGAATAGCAACAGGTTATTTAACCGATGGATACTGTGTTTACGCCAATTACATCGAGCCAAAGAAGCATAAAGTACTTCCGAAAACTCAACTAACTAGAGTCAAAGGGAAAAATACTCGACTCAGACATTATTTAGCAAGGCTAAAACGGCAGACTTTGTGTTACTCGAAATCTGTTTCGATGTTGAGTCATTCGATAACATTACTGATGCACTACCTAAGAGTTAAACAAATACCGCTACCTATTCGTAACACCCCGTAATTCTGCAACGCCCAAGGTCTCAGCTTAAATGCGCCATTTTTCCTATTTAAGCTATGCGCAACCGTTCAATATCTCGAAGCGGCGGCGCACCAAATAAACGAGAATATTCCCGGCTAAACTGAGATGGACTCTGATAACCAACTTGATAAGCAGCACTGGTCGCATCGGAGTTTTCAGCAAGCATCAGGCGACGCGCTTCCAATAGTCTTAAGTGCTTTTGATATTGCAGCGGACTCATTGAGGTTACTTTCTTAAAGTGGTGATGAAACGAGGAAGGCGACATACAAGCCTGCCCAGCCAGATCTTCAATCGGCATCAGTTTGGTAAAATTAGCCTTAATCAGTTTAATCGTTTCAGCAATGCGCTGCATCGTGCTGCCCGATGTGGCAATCTGGCGAACTGCTTCGCTTTGTTCACCCATCAACAGGCGATAATAGATTTCGCGGATAATCATTGGTGACAGAATCGGTATGTCCTGTGGCGTATCCAAAAGCCGGGTTAGTCTGAGCGCGCAATCGAGCAGCGGTGCATCAGCATTGCTGACAAACAAGCCTTTAATCGAGTTTTCTTTTTTACTGGTAATGCTCATTCCTAGAGGCTCTGCTGTCGCCTTAATTTCTGCCAGAATATCACAAATTTGGCGTAAGTCTAATTTTAGCTTTAAGGCTAAATAAGGCTCTTTTGGAGTCGCTTGTACTACAAAGGCTTTTAATGGCAGATCGACTGAGATCACTAGATATTGAGCCACTCTATAAGGATAGCTTTCTTGGCCTAACAGTACTGTTTTCGCGCCTTGAATGATAATGACCAGAATCGGTTCGCAAACATCGTGTAGGGATGTGGAAACAGAAGATTCTCGTCTAAATTTCAGCTTGTCGATCGCGGTTGAATGAGAACCATTCCCCTGACCATCAGTGTGTCGAGTGAGTAATGCCCCTAATTTTTCACATTCATAGTCGAGTTCGGGGTGGTTAATGATCTCGATCGCCATATTAGTTTTTTCACTCACTTTAGCAGTGTTGCTAGTAAGCACTATAGCGCAACTTCTTCCATCCATACAGTCTTACTATTGGAGGATTAGGCAATAAACGGCGAGGTCTAGGCATTGAAAACCCTGTTTACGACCTATAGCATGAACACATCTGAATAAACAAAGTAAAAGGATAAGGCAATGACGAACGGCAACCCGGAAGGGGATGCAATACCCAATAACGATTATTCTCCTCCAGCAATGAGGCAAATTGTTTCCCGTCGGTCTGCACTTGGACTGTTAGGACTTGGTGCTGCCGCCGCTGCTTTGATGCCCACTCTTTCCAAAACCGCACAGGCACAGAATCGAACCCAAAATCAACCGTTGCAACCTGCTTCCAACCAACCATCGCAGATCATCACGAAAGAGATCCCACGCACACAGGAGAAACTACCTGCGATCGGGCTGGGAACATTCATGACATTTGATGTTTTGTCCGATCGGCCCCGCGATCATCTTCAACAAGTGATGCGCCGCTTTTGGGATGCAGGCGGCCGACTGGTGGATACCTCACTGCTCTATGGTATGTCAGAAGTAAACGTGGGCGAATTTGCCAGAACACTGGGCTTGACCAATGATTTATTTATTACTAACAAAACCTGGGCAACTGGCGAGTATCTGGGCGATCCCAGTCAGGCACAGCGTCAATTGGAACAAACACTGAAGCGACTATCGCGCGAGCGCATTGATGTGATGCAGGTTCATAGCTTGGTGAATGTAGACGCGATTTTAGCCCTGCTAAAGGCATGGAAAAAAGAAGGTAAAATTCGCTACGTGGGCGTTACTTACCACGATCCCTTGTACTTTGCTGCGCTTGAGCAGTGGATCGACAAAGGCGATCTGGACTTTGTTCAAGTTCGCTACTCAATTCGTCAGCGTGAAGTCGAAGATAGAATTCTTCCAGCGGCGGCGGCACGAGGAACCGCAGTCTTAGCCAATATGCCCTTTGAGAAAGCCCGTCTTTTTGAATTGGTGAGGGGGCAACCACTGCCCGATTTTGCCAACGAGATTGGCTGCGAGAACTGGGCGCAGTTTTTCCTCAAATATGTGATTTCTCACCCTGTTCTCACTGCGCTTCCCGCGACCACAAACCCCGACCACGTTGTTGAGAATATGGGGGCATTAAAAGGATCGCTACCCGACAACTTAATGCGTACTCGGATGGTGAAACATATGGAAAGCCTTCCCGGTTTTGACAAACTTCTCCAAACGTCCTGGTATCCCGGTAAGAATTTTAATGGCTTGGTTCGCCTGCCAAATCCACGTCCAATCGGTTGAAATGGAGTGATGTATTATGCTGTCTAGATATTTGTTTTCTCTGTCTATCCCAATCTTTTTGGTCGTTGCGCTGTATTCGCCCCTACTTAGTCAAGCGCAAAGCCAGATGTCGTATTGGACTAAAGCTGCGCCACCAACGGTCGCTCGGCAAGAGCTTTATCCAGAAGTTCTGAACGGAAAAATTTACGTGGCTGGCGGTCTACTCACCCCAAACACTCGATTTTCAGATCATTTCGAGTCTTACGATCCTGTCAAAGATGCCTGGACACAATTGCGATCGCTACCCGAAGCCCGCCATCACATTACGCTGTCTGCAATCAATGGTTTACTCTACGGTGTTGGCGGTTTCACAGGTGGTTTTCCGGACTGGCGCGCACAGACTACGATGTTTGTCTACAATCCTGGCTCGAATACTTGGACTAAAGGGACTGACCTGCCAGTGGCTCGCGCAGAGGGCGTATCCGCAGTAGTGGATGACATAGATATACTTAATCGGCGGGCGCATTCGAGCCACTGAGGACGCTCGGCTGTTCAATGACCACATCGATAGTGTGCCAAACGAAGTATTTAATCCGACGACCAAGCGCTGGTTGCGCCGTGCCAATCAGGGTCTGCCGTCATTGATGGAAAGATCTATGTAGTTGGTGGTCGCAAGTTCATCAAGAATGCTGATGGTACTACGCGCCAAATCAACGTTCCAACTCTTGAGGTTTACGATCCGAAGCTTGATCGTTGGCAAACGCGATCGCCGATGCCTCAAGCGCGAGGTTGCCGCCAGACCCCCTCTCGCTTGAGGCAAGTTTTACGTTTTTGGCGGCGAACAGTGGGTTCCAGAACAGAAAGTTTTCGCCGAAAGTTGGGTATACGGCCCGAAAACTGATGCTTGGTCAGTATTACCGTCCTTGCCAACACCACTACACGGATTGGGGGCATCGGCTGCTGGAAATCGAATCTTTGTCTTTGGGGGTGGAACTAAAACAGGCGGAAATGCAGCTACAGCTTTACACGAAGTGCTGGTGTTATCTACTCAGTGAGCAATACCTCAATTATGTCTTTCTCAATAGATTTAAGTCGCATCACATGAATGCGATCGCCCTACTCTACTTATTAGACAAACGCCATTCCCAAGGTAGTTGAGGATTGCCGTTCCAAATTTTCTCGCTTTTTCCTGTTTTGCCATCCCCTCTGCCATAATTAACTCATCTTGAATCGGACAACTATCAAAATATTGGGCATAGTGCCAAGCGTAACCAGCCCGAACAGTCTCAAGATTTAAGCTAATAGCCGAGTTTTTTCTATCCTGAACATAAACCTCTGCCACAGTTCGCCCGTATCTATCCTTTTCAATTTGAGTTGGGATAATCTCTCTGTAATTGTCACAAAGCTCTTGATTCAACCTCACCTAAAGGATGAGTAGAACTGACAACATGTTTGACTTTGTTGACGTAAATTGTACCACCAGTAATTGCTCAAATAGGCGAAAATCGTATTTACAAAAATACTTTTTTGAAGACTACTCATCATCATTGGATATGTCTTGCTCGCCTTTAGATAGATAGAGGTGAACGCGATTGCGATAGCTAGCCGTAGGCATCGCTTGTCCAAGTAGCTACTCTGCCAAAAAAATCGGCATTTCATGAACCAAAAATTTTTCTAAAGAAAGATGCGTTAACAAAAATTAGTAAGAAAAGGAATGTTAAGAGTGACGTGATTTATCTTTAGTTCCCGCCGATGTATTTTGCTAATCCCATAAAAACTATCCCTGAAGCTGGTCAATTAGTTACTCTAAGAGGTCGTCGTTTTTGCGTTACGGATGTCTGCGCCTCAACTAGTTCTACTAATGTTGTAAGGAGCCGGCAAACTGCGAACCATCATTTAGTTAAAGTAAAGTCAGTGGAGGATGACGATCTGGGTGCAGAATTAGAAGTTATTTGGGAGTTGGAAATAGATGCTGCTACCTATGAAACGAGGGAACTACCTTATCCCGAAGGTTTTGATTGGGCCGATCGCCTGGATGCTTTTTTGGATGCAGTACGTTGGGGAGCAGCTTCTTCGGCAGATGTGCGAAATATTCAGTCTCCTTTTCGCAGTGGCATTGATATTGAGGATTATCAGTTAGATCCCGTAGTTAGAGCGATTCAAATGCCTCGCGTGAGCTTGTTAATTGCCGATGATGTTGGCTTAGGTAAAACTATCGAAGCTGGTCTGGTGGCTCAAGAGATGATGCTCAGACAGCGTGTACAGAAGATCTTGGTTGTCTGTCCTTCCTCGCTACAGGTGCAGTGGCAACAGCAAATGCGCGATAAATTTGGTTTGGATTTTCGCATTGTTAATAGCGAGTTGATGAAGCAGTTAAGAAGAACCAGAGGTATTCACGTCAATCCTTGGACTCACTATCCACGTCTAATTACTTCTATTGATTTTCTCAAGCGCGATCGCCCGTTGAGGTTAATGAGAGAAGTTTTACCCCAAGAAGGAGAATCAATCTATCCTCGTCGCTTCGATCTTTTGATTGTGGATGAAGCCCATAACGTTGCCCCATCGGGAAGTGGTAACTATGCTATCGATTCTCAACGAACGGCAGCTATTAGGTTACTCGCTCCGCATTTTGAACACAAAATGTTTTTGAGCGCCACGCCCCACAATGGTTATCCAGAAAGCTTTACCGCGCTGTTAGAGTTGCTCGATTCTCAACGATTTGCCAGAGGAGTAACTCCAGATCGTTCTCAGTTAGAAGTGGTAATGGTGCGCCGTCTTAAAAGGGAGCTACCGCCCAAATGGGATGGTACGCCTCGTTTTCCCCAAAGGCAATTGGAAGCGATCGCCGTTGACTATACGACGGGCGAAAAAGCGGTTAATCGGATGTTGGGAGAATACACCCAACTAAGACGTAAAAATGCTCAGGATAACGTGGAACTTTATTCAACTGAGTTTGTCTTGAAGTTGCTGAAAAAAAGGCTGTTTTCCTCCCCTGCTGCTTTTTTAACTACATTAGAAAAACATCAAGAATCTATCGAGTTCAAACACCGAAAATCTCGCACCAGTCTGCAAAAGACAAACTTAGGGATTTTACGTCGTCAGCTAACAGGTTTAGAAGAAGATTTTGCCGATGACGAAGCCTATGAAGATACCACTAGCAGCGTTTTAGATATTACCTCCCGTTTGTTTTCTGAATTAAATACAGAGGAAAAACAGCTTTTAGAGCAAATGCTAGATTGGGCAGAAACCGCAGAGAGAAATCCCGATACTAAAGCCCAGCAGTTATTGGCATGGTTAGAAGAAATAATTCGACCTGGTGGCAAGTGGTCGAATGAAAGGGTAATTATTTTTACCGAGTATCGGGCTACGCAAAAATGGCTTTACGATCTTTTAGCGAATCGTGGTTTTGCTAAAGATAATCGGCTGATGACCATGTACGGCGGTATTAATCCCGATGAAAGAGAAAAAGTCAAAGCAGCTTTTCAAGCTAATCCTGAAGTATCATCAGTTCGTATTCTCTTGGCTACCGATGCAGCCTCAGAAGGTTTGGATTTACAGAATTACTGTTCTAATCTAATTCACTACGAAATCCCCTGGAATCCCAATCGCATGGAGCAACGTAACGGCAGGATTGACCGTCACGGACAAAAAGCTTCAGAGGTTAAAATCTATCATTTTGTGGGTAAAAACTATGCTCAAACTAGCACTCAGGGAGTAAGCCCAGGAGAGTTAGACGGAGATTTGGAATTTTTAATGCGGGCAGCCCTGAAGGTAAATAACATTCGGGAAGATTTAGGCAAAGTTAGTTCTGTAATTGCTAGTCAAGTAGAAGAAGCCATGCTGGGTAAGCGGACTACTTTAAATACCGAACAAGCTGAAGAACAGGGTGTAGCAGTACGGAAGATGTTTAAGTTTGAGCGTCAGATCAACGATCGCATTGCCCAACTTAAAGAACATCTAGACGAAACCCGCAGCACTTTAAGACTCGAACCTAAAAATATCGAAACCGTAGTTAAAATTGGTTTGGAATTAGCCGAACAGCAACCTCTTCAGCCCGTTCCTGAAACTAAAGAAATTTATTATCTACCTGCTTTTAAAGGCAGTTGGGTTAACTGTACCCAAAGATTGTCAGACCCCCATACGGGAGAAATTCGGGCAGTGACTTTTAATCTTGATCTGACTAGAGGGCGAGAAGACTTAGTTTTAATTCACCTCAATCATCCTCTGGTGCAGATGTGTTTGCGTTTATTACGGGCAGAAGTTTGGTCGCGGGGTAGCCAGAAAAATCTCCATAGAGTAACTGCAAAAGTTGTACCAAATGGCGTTCTAGAATTTCCCGCAGTGGTGGCTTATGGCAGACTTTTAATTTTGGGTAACGACAGCCAAAAACTCCACGAAGAAGTAATTACCGCAGGGGGCATTCTCAAAGAAGGTCGTTTTAGTCGGCTCAATGTGCTAAAAATTAGCGAGGCTTTGACTGCTGCTAATGCTGGTGAAATTGCGGACGGGCGCGGTCTTGGGGGTTTCCCCCATAAGCGACCCGTTCAAGACAAAGATTCAATCAAAGAGAGTCTGGTAAAACTGTGGAATAGCTATCAAGAACCTCTGCTTAATAGCTTAGAAAAACGCTCAGAAGAACGTACTCAAGCTCTGGAAAAATCTCTGCAAAGAAGATGCGATCAAGAAGTAGCAGACCTCACTGCCATCCTGACGGAGTTACAGCATAGTATCGAACAGGAATTAGCTGAGTTTGCCAAACCCCTCCAGTTAAAGCTGGATCTATTTAATGATGCCGAACAGCAGCAGCTAGAGAGCAATCGCAATAGTCTCAAAGCCAGATTAGAAGATATTCCCCAGGAAATCGAACAGGAAACCAAGTTAATCAAAGACCGCTTTGGCAATTTGAGTTCGCGTCTTTTTCCTCTAGCGATCGCATTTTTGATTCCACAAAAGTATGCTTAATTAAAACCTAAAAAACGCGCTTAAATCGGCATTTTTGGGCATAAATGTTGGCTTAAGGGACAAAAAAGCGAACTTTAGAGCTATAAGACCTGTTTTATACGGTCATCATAAAGTTCTTTTATAAATTTTTTTAATATGTCTGTCTCTCGTCATCATGCTGAATGGCTTTCTTTAGTAGAAGCCCAAGGTGCTTTTTTAAGCATTGAAGAGTTATTAAAGGTTTTTCCTCAAGGGTTAGATGCCCACGAACCCGAACACTTTAATTTGCTCAAGATTGCTTATGACGAGTGGTCGTATGAGAAATTTAATCCAGAGATTCATCGCGCCTGGATTGATTGGGTATTAGAGAATAGTTTAGAATTTCCTGCCGATTTACTTCAGCAACGGCAACAGATTGCTCCCAGTCTGACGGTTAAAGTAGGGCAGTATGGGGATTTGAGTCCCGATCTGGTTTTAGTCGAACCCGATACAGGTAAACCGCAATTACTGATTCAAATTGTGCCTTTCGACCAGGGTTTAGAAAAGTCTTATAAAAATTCTCGGTGGAAAGCTTCCCCTGCCACGCGGATGCTGGAACTTTTGCGGGGGACAAATATTAGTTTGGGTTTGCTGACGAATGGCGAACAGTGGATGCTAGTGTATGCACCCCCAGGGCAAAGCAGCAGCTTTATATCTTGGTATAGCCATCTTTGGGTAGAGGAAAAAGTCACTCTCAGAGCGTTTCGTTCTTTATTAGGAGTGAGGCGGTTTTTTGCTGTAGAAGCTGAACAGACTCTGATTAAATTATTCCAGAAGAGTAAGGATTCACAGAAAGAGGTAACAGACCAATTAGGTAAGCAGGTTCTCAAAGCGGTTGAGGTTTTAGTTCAAAAAATCGATAAGTTAGACCAGGATCGAGGTTTGCTTAAGGATGTTTCGTCAGAGAAGTTATACGAATCGGCATTAGTGGTGATGATGCGGTTGGTGTTTCTCTTTTGTGCGGAGGAAAAGGGTTTGTTACTGACTGGTAATAGTCTTTATGACAAATCCTATGCCGTTTCAACGATTCGGGAAGAGTTGAGAACTCAAGCAGACAGTTAT
Proteins encoded in this window:
- a CDS encoding AraC family transcriptional regulator, with the translated sequence MSEKTNMAIEIINHPELDYECEKLGALLTRHTDGQGNGSHSTAIDKLKFRRESSVSTSLHDVCEPILVIIIQGAKTVLLGQESYPYRVAQYLVISVDLPLKAFVVQATPKEPYLALKLKLDLRQICDILAEIKATAEPLGMSITSKKENSIKGLFVSNADAPLLDCALRLTRLLDTPQDIPILSPMIIREIYYRLLMGEQSEAVRQIATSGSTMQRIAETIKLIKANFTKLMPIEDLAGQACMSPSSFHHHFKKVTSMSPLQYQKHLRLLEARRLMLAENSDATSAAYQVGYQSPSQFSREYSRLFGAPPLRDIERLRIA
- a CDS encoding aldo/keto reductase, whose protein sequence is MTNGNPEGDAIPNNDYSPPAMRQIVSRRSALGLLGLGAAAAALMPTLSKTAQAQNRTQNQPLQPASNQPSQIITKEIPRTQEKLPAIGLGTFMTFDVLSDRPRDHLQQVMRRFWDAGGRLVDTSLLYGMSEVNVGEFARTLGLTNDLFITNKTWATGEYLGDPSQAQRQLEQTLKRLSRERIDVMQVHSLVNVDAILALLKAWKKEGKIRYVGVTYHDPLYFAALEQWIDKGDLDFVQVRYSIRQREVEDRILPAAAARGTAVLANMPFEKARLFELVRGQPLPDFANEIGCENWAQFFLKYVISHPVLTALPATTNPDHVVENMGALKGSLPDNLMRTRMVKHMESLPGFDKLLQTSWYPGKNFNGLVRLPNPRPIG
- a CDS encoding kelch repeat-containing protein; translation: MLSRYLFSLSIPIFLVVALYSPLLSQAQSQMSYWTKAAPPTVARQELYPEVLNGKIYVAGGLLTPNTRFSDHFESYDPVKDAWTQLRSLPEARHHITLSAINGLLYGVGGFTGGFPDWRAQTTMFVYNPGSNTWTKGTDLPVARAEGVSAVVDDIDILNRRAHSSH
- a CDS encoding thermonuclease family protein gives rise to the protein MRLNQELCDNYREIIPTQIEKDRYGRTVAEVYVQDRKNSAISLNLETVRAGYAWHYAQYFDSCPIQDELIMAEGMAKQEKARKFGTAILNYLGNGVCLISRVGRSHSCDAT
- the drmD gene encoding DISARM system SNF2-like helicase DrmD, with protein sequence MYFANPIKTIPEAGQLVTLRGRRFCVTDVCASTSSTNVVRSRQTANHHLVKVKSVEDDDLGAELEVIWELEIDAATYETRELPYPEGFDWADRLDAFLDAVRWGAASSADVRNIQSPFRSGIDIEDYQLDPVVRAIQMPRVSLLIADDVGLGKTIEAGLVAQEMMLRQRVQKILVVCPSSLQVQWQQQMRDKFGLDFRIVNSELMKQLRRTRGIHVNPWTHYPRLITSIDFLKRDRPLRLMREVLPQEGESIYPRRFDLLIVDEAHNVAPSGSGNYAIDSQRTAAIRLLAPHFEHKMFLSATPHNGYPESFTALLELLDSQRFARGVTPDRSQLEVVMVRRLKRELPPKWDGTPRFPQRQLEAIAVDYTTGEKAVNRMLGEYTQLRRKNAQDNVELYSTEFVLKLLKKRLFSSPAAFLTTLEKHQESIEFKHRKSRTSLQKTNLGILRRQLTGLEEDFADDEAYEDTTSSVLDITSRLFSELNTEEKQLLEQMLDWAETAERNPDTKAQQLLAWLEEIIRPGGKWSNERVIIFTEYRATQKWLYDLLANRGFAKDNRLMTMYGGINPDEREKVKAAFQANPEVSSVRILLATDAASEGLDLQNYCSNLIHYEIPWNPNRMEQRNGRIDRHGQKASEVKIYHFVGKNYAQTSTQGVSPGELDGDLEFLMRAALKVNNIREDLGKVSSVIASQVEEAMLGKRTTLNTEQAEEQGVAVRKMFKFERQINDRIAQLKEHLDETRSTLRLEPKNIETVVKIGLELAEQQPLQPVPETKEIYYLPAFKGSWVNCTQRLSDPHTGEIRAVTFNLDLTRGREDLVLIHLNHPLVQMCLRLLRAEVWSRGSQKNLHRVTAKVVPNGVLEFPAVVAYGRLLILGNDSQKLHEEVITAGGILKEGRFSRLNVLKISEALTAANAGEIADGRGLGGFPHKRPVQDKDSIKESLVKLWNSYQEPLLNSLEKRSEERTQALEKSLQRRCDQEVADLTAILTELQHSIEQELAEFAKPLQLKLDLFNDAEQQQLESNRNSLKARLEDIPQEIEQETKLIKDRFGNLSSRLFPLAIAFLIPQKYA